In Anguilla rostrata isolate EN2019 chromosome 1, ASM1855537v3, whole genome shotgun sequence, a genomic segment contains:
- the LOC135254910 gene encoding CCN family member 2-like yields the protein MSFGMNKLSCFLCFSFFYWTSALQCSGQCSCPSTPPQCSPGVSLVPDVCGCCRVCAKQEGEVCSERDVCDPHKGLHCDFTSSVKPTTGVCIGKEGAKCVFKGVVYRSGESFQSSCKYQCTCLNGAVGCVHLCGMNIRLSSPDCPSPRRVKVPGKCCEEWVCDPIRSHHSFLGPALAAYREEETYGQDDKLSRGNCLLQATEWSACSKTCGMGVSTRVTNDNSECRLEKQSRLCMSRPCGLHMEQSLKNGKKCLRSFQVSRPMMFEFSGCTSVKSYRPNFCGGCTDGRCCAPHKTATLPVEFKCPGGQVTTQQVMFIKTCSCHHNCPGDNDVFTTGHGGTLIDRA from the exons atgtcctttGGGATGAATAAATTGAGCTGTTTCCTCTGCTTTTCATTCTTCTACTGG ACTTCAGCTCTGCAGTGTAGTGGGCAGTGCAGCTGCCCCAGCACCCCGCCCCAGTGCTCCCCAGGTGTGAGCCTGGTGCCCGATGTCTGCggctgctgcagggtgtgtgccAAGCAGGAGGGCGAGGTCTGCTCCGAGAGGGATGTCTGTGACCCCCACAAGGGGCTTCATTGTGACTTTACCTCCTCAGTCAAGCCGACAACTGGAGTCTGCATAG GTAAAGAAGGTGCCAAGTGTGTGTTCAAGGGTGTGGTGTACAGGAGTGGAGAGTCCTTCCAGAGCAGCTGCAAATACCAGTGTACTTGCCTGAATGGGGCAGTAGGCTGTGTGCACCTCTGCGGCATGAACATCCGCCTGTCCAGCCCAGACTGCCCCTCACCACGCCGCGTCAAGGTGCCCGGGAAGTGCTGCGAGGAGTGGGTGTGTGACCCCATCCGCAGCCACCACAGTTTCCTTGGCCCGGCCCTTGCAG catacagagaggaggagacctATGGACAGGATGACAAGCTATCGAGGGGCAACTGCCTGCTCCAAGCCACTGAGTGGAGTGCCTGCTCCAAGACCTGTGGCATGGGCGTCTCCACACGTGTCACCAATGACAACAGCGAGTGCCGGCTAGAGAAACAGTCCCGGCTCTGCATGTCCAGGCCATGTGGCTTACAcatggagcagagccttaag aatggaaaaaaatgcctTCGTAGCTTCCAAGTCTCCAGGCCAATGATGTTTGAGTTCTCTGGATGCACATCTGTTAAGTCCTACCGGCCCAACTTCTGCGGCGGTTGCACAGATGGTCGCTGTTGTGCGCCCCACAAAACTGCCACTCTCCCTGTGGAGTTCAAGTGCCCCGGCGGCCAGGTCACTACCCAACAGGTGATGTTCATCAAGACCTGCTCCTGTCACCACAACTGTCCGGGGGATAATGATGTCTTCACCACGGGGCACGGAGGGACGCTGATAGACAGGGCTTAG